In Triticum aestivum cultivar Chinese Spring chromosome 5B, IWGSC CS RefSeq v2.1, whole genome shotgun sequence, the following proteins share a genomic window:
- the LOC123114465 gene encoding GDSL esterase/lipase At3g14820, which yields MWIKMMITSRWRLLVAVAMVVAMAGAPATVCGRDLNQTMTVQVTQQQGSSNKKPLVTALIVFGDSIVDPGNNNNLPATRMKANHAPYGKDFAGHVATGRFSNALLPPDLIARRLNLKPLLGPWLNVEHTPEDLLTGVSFASGATGFDPLTPQIVNVYTMDQELEFFDEYRRRLVGIVGEAETRRIIAGAFFFVVTGTDDFANTYFMTPYRAGDYDIPAYVDLLLVGAEAFLRNTSARGARKMGFTGMPPIGCVPSQRTIGGGPRRRCEARRNYAALMYNKALQQLIDRLNADPTFHTLVVYFDIYDIIEELAVHGDRWGFTELTHGCCGSGLIEVTMLCDTRYMGVCDDVDKHVFFDSYHPTQRAYEIIVDHIFKNYVPLMHL from the exons ATGTGGATCAAGATGATGATCACCAGCCGGTGGCGGCTGCTAGTGGCGGTGGCGATGGTGGTGGCAATGGCGGGAGCTCCGGCGACAGTGTGCGGGAGGGACCTGAACCAGACTATGACGGTGCAGGTGACGCAGCAGCAGGGGAGTAGTAATAAGAAGCCGCTGGTGACGGCGCTGATCGTGTTCGGGGACTCGATCGTGGACCCCGGCAACAACAACAACCTGCCGGCGACGAGGATGAAGGCCAACCACGCGCCCTACGGCAAGGACTTCGCCGGCCACGTCGCCACCGGACGCTTCTCCAACGCGCTCCTGCCACCCGACCTCATCG CTCGGAGGCTTAACTTGAAGCCACTTCTTGGCCCATGGCTGAACGTGGAGCACACGCCGGAGGACCTGCTCACCGGCGTCAGCTTCGCGTCGGGTGCCACCGGGTTCGACCCGCTGACCCCGCAGATCGTGAACGTGTACACCATGGACCAGGAGCTGGAGTTCTTCGACGAGTACCGGCGCAGGCTGGTGGGCATCGTGGGGGAGGCCGAGACGCGCCGCATCATCGCCGgcgccttcttcttcgtcgtcaCCGGGACCGACGACTTCGCCAACACCTACTTCATGACGCCCTACCGCGCCGGCGACTACGACATCCCGGCCTACGTGGACCTCCTCCTCGTCGGCGCCGAGGCATTCCTCCGCAACACCAGCGCGCGGGGCGCCCGGAAGATGGGCTTCACGGGGATGCCGCCCATCGGGTGCGTCCCCTCGCAGCGAACCATCGGCGGCGGGCCGCGGCGCCGCTGCGAGGCCCGCCGGAACTACGCCGCGCTCATGTACAACAAGGCGCTGCAGCAGCTCATCGACCGGCTCAACGCCGACCCCACGTTCCACACCCTCGTCGTCTACTTCGACATCTACGACATCATCGAGGAGCTGGCCGTGCACGGCGACCGGTGGGGGTTCACGGAGCTCACGCACGGCTGCTGCGGCTCCGGGCTCATCGAGGTCACCATGCTCTGCGACACCAGGTACATGGGGGTGTGCGACGACGTGGACAAGCACGTCTTCTTCGACAGCTACCACCCCACGCAGAGGGCGTATGAGATCATCGTCGACCACATCTTCAAGAACTATGTGCCCCTCATGCATCTCTGA